Proteins from a genomic interval of Kribbella aluminosa:
- a CDS encoding sensor histidine kinase: protein MGLWRRLTQGQQDLLVAAVVGVIWFAALNLINDTWLRPHNPAVSVVTGSFLVATVAFARRIPRTMLVIVSVLYPFLYAAVGTGLAAQLGLTIFGQPEISDAALQSEIHLVPLLVVGYLAASAGVRRFTCLFFTMGSLAGLMIGLPTVVAIVLSHVNRAVLHGPRYKALPRDLGSLYTYIDVSLFVFAEALICGMVLLGADTRRRRKSVALLEQRNAELVRLRSVEAERAAVAERTRIARDLHDVISHHVSAVVIRAQAADRVADQRPEVLREAIRWIIVSGKEALAAMRETVRVLNTASPQIAGDTGSGGGTAPVPDLADVARMGERLKAVGIDVTMVLPPRQRQLSSATDLTAVRIIQEALTNVMVHAKATAARVTWQSGPQGELLTIDDNGNGGPPPVNVLETARRKESGRGNGLIGMRERATAVGGTLAVAAGPLGGWRVQAWLPPQK, encoded by the coding sequence ATGGGACTTTGGCGGCGATTGACGCAGGGGCAGCAGGATCTGCTGGTTGCTGCGGTCGTCGGGGTGATCTGGTTCGCGGCGCTGAACCTGATCAACGACACCTGGCTGCGCCCGCACAACCCGGCGGTTTCGGTGGTCACCGGGTCCTTCCTGGTCGCCACGGTCGCGTTCGCGCGGCGGATCCCCCGGACCATGCTGGTGATCGTCTCGGTCCTGTACCCGTTCCTGTACGCCGCGGTCGGCACCGGTCTGGCCGCTCAGCTCGGACTGACCATCTTCGGGCAGCCGGAGATCAGCGACGCGGCCCTGCAGTCGGAGATCCACCTGGTCCCGCTGCTGGTCGTCGGATACCTGGCGGCGTCGGCGGGCGTCCGGCGGTTCACCTGTCTGTTCTTCACGATGGGCAGCCTGGCCGGGTTGATGATCGGACTGCCGACCGTGGTCGCGATCGTCCTCAGCCACGTCAACCGGGCGGTGCTGCACGGCCCGCGGTACAAGGCCCTGCCCCGCGACCTCGGCAGCCTGTACACGTACATCGACGTCTCACTGTTCGTGTTCGCCGAGGCACTGATCTGCGGGATGGTGCTGCTCGGCGCGGACACCCGCCGGCGCCGGAAGTCGGTCGCGCTGCTGGAGCAGCGGAACGCCGAACTGGTCCGGCTGCGTTCGGTCGAGGCCGAGCGGGCCGCGGTGGCCGAGCGGACCCGGATCGCCCGCGACCTGCACGACGTGATCTCGCACCACGTCAGCGCGGTGGTGATCCGGGCGCAGGCCGCGGACCGGGTGGCCGACCAGCGGCCCGAAGTACTGCGGGAGGCGATCCGCTGGATCATCGTCAGCGGCAAGGAGGCGCTGGCCGCGATGCGCGAGACGGTACGGGTGCTGAACACCGCGTCGCCGCAGATCGCCGGCGACACCGGTTCGGGCGGCGGGACCGCGCCGGTGCCGGACCTGGCCGACGTGGCCCGGATGGGTGAACGGCTGAAGGCGGTCGGGATCGACGTCACGATGGTGCTCCCGCCCCGGCAGCGGCAGCTCAGCTCGGCGACCGACCTGACCGCGGTCCGGATCATCCAGGAGGCGCTGACCAACGTGATGGTGCATGCGAAGGCCACCGCGGCGCGGGTGACCTGGCAGAGTGGACCGCAGGGCGAGTTGCTGACCATCGACGACAACGGGAACGGCGGCCCGCCGCCGGTGAACGTACTGGAGACGGCGCGCCGCAAGGAAAGCGGTCGCGGCAACGGACTGATCGGGATGCGGGAACGGGCCACAGCGGTCGGCGGCACCCTCGCCGTCGCGGCCGGCCCCCTGGGTGGATGGAGAGTGCAGGCATGGCTGCCGCCGCAGAAGTGA